One stretch of Miscanthus floridulus cultivar M001 chromosome 18, ASM1932011v1, whole genome shotgun sequence DNA includes these proteins:
- the LOC136524792 gene encoding uncharacterized protein gives MAVPNYTYLKLKMLGPGEVITIDTSFQHAYEYEVECCDHATAIIASRELTTIRKEVTEEAPDPKQSAGSFEPVESAKEILIDPSSLEGKVVHIGTTLSSK, from the coding sequence atggctgtccccaactacacctacctaaagctaaagatgctaggcccaggcgaggtcatcaccatcgacacctcctttCAACATGCCTACGAGtacgaggtcgagtgctgtgatcATGCCACGGCAATCATCGCCTCCAGAGAGCTCAcgaccatcaggaaggaggtcaccgaagaagcacctgaccccaagcAATCTGCCGGGTCTTTCGAGCCAGTGGAGAGCGCCAAGGAGATCCTTATAGACCCGAGCAGCctcgagggcaaagtggtgcacattggcaccacgctttcctccaaatag